A genome region from Streptomyces sp. S4.7 includes the following:
- a CDS encoding DUF5819 family protein encodes MLKAGLRTVVLLCLATVLAHAALVFLHVAPSNAVSQRYARQINAWVYPLFEQNWRLFAPDPDSVNRQISARTARTAADGSIQVSKWFDLTAVDNAAVEHTPFPSHTAQNELRRAWTSYLELHGGSDESRSERAVMMQKYLRNIAVARMSERFGGRSAFIQLRVVTVPIAAPGTDGGRTAQGSPKNPETRLLPWWKVTPDGN; translated from the coding sequence GTGCTGAAGGCGGGTTTGCGTACCGTCGTACTCCTCTGTCTGGCGACCGTGCTGGCGCACGCGGCGTTGGTGTTCCTGCACGTCGCGCCCTCCAATGCCGTCTCACAGCGCTACGCCCGGCAGATCAACGCCTGGGTCTATCCGCTCTTCGAACAGAACTGGCGGCTCTTCGCCCCTGATCCGGACTCCGTCAACCGGCAGATCTCCGCGCGCACGGCACGCACGGCGGCCGACGGATCGATCCAGGTGAGTAAGTGGTTCGACCTGACAGCCGTCGACAACGCGGCGGTCGAGCACACCCCGTTCCCCAGCCACACCGCGCAGAACGAACTGCGCCGGGCCTGGACCTCGTATCTCGAACTGCACGGTGGGAGCGACGAGTCGCGCTCGGAACGGGCCGTGATGATGCAGAAGTATCTGCGCAACATCGCGGTGGCGCGGATGTCCGAACGGTTCGGCGGACGTTCCGCGTTCATCCAGCTCAGGGTCGTCACCGTGCCCATCGCGGCCCCGGGGACGGACGGTGGGCGAACGGCCCAGGGCTCGCCGAAGAACCCCGAGACCCGGCTCCTGCCCTG